The genomic DNA CCCGCCCGCCGCACCGCCGTCCGCTCCCCGTAGAACCGCAGCATCTCTTCCTTTACCCGCTGCCAGGGCGCCTTCACCACGGGCGCGGGCGGCAGCGAGTCCAGAAAATATCGCCCGTAGCTCTTTTTCGCGATCCGCCCATCCAGGATCATCACCACGCCCATGTCGTCGCGCGACCGCACGAGCCGCCCGAACCCCTGCTTCATGCGGATGGCCGCGTGGGGAAGCATGTATTGCACGAACGAGTTTCCGCCCGCCGCCTCGATGGCCTCGATGCGCGCCGCCGTCACCGGCTCGCTGGGCACCTTGAACGGCAGCTTGGGGATGATCAGCCCGCGCAGGGGCCGCCCGGGCACGTCCACGCCCTCCCAGAACGACGTGGTCCCCAGCAGGATTCCCCGCCCCGACGCCGCGAACCGCTCCACCAGCTGCGCGCGCGGCGCCTCTCCGTGCACGAACAGCGGCCACTGCAGGTCCGCCCGCCGCGCCCGCAGCTCCTGCGCGACGTGCCGCAGCGCCCGGTAGCTCGTGAAGAGCACGAACAGGCCGCCATCCGAGATTTTCGCGTGCTCCAGCGTGGCGCGAACCGTGGCCTCGTCGTGGCGCGGGTCGTGTTCGCCGGAGGGAATCGGCAGGTCGGTGGGCACCACGACCAGCGTCTGCTCGTCGTAGTCGAAGGGCGAGGGGAAGACCGCCTCGTCCACGTGGTAGTCGGCGGCGAACTGCGTGCCGATCCCCAGCCGCTGGCGCATGAAGCTGAAGTTGCCCTGCGTCGCCAGCGTCGCCGACGTCAGGACCACCGTCGGGATCTTCTCGAACAGCGCGTCGCGCAGCACCCACGCCAGGTCCAGCGGCGCGGCGTTGATGGTCAGGTTGGCCTCGCGCCCGTCCCGCGGCGGCTGGCGTTCCATCCACCGCACCATCTTCATCTTGCTCTCGCCCGGGCGCAGGCCGGAGCGCAGCGCGTCCATCGCCGCCTCGATGCGCCCCGCCGCCCCGCGCAGCTCCACCAGCTGCGGCTCCACGCCCTGCTTCAATTGCTCGTCGGCGGCGATGCGCTCGCGCAGCTGCTCCATCCCGCCCAGCAGGTCCTTCAGGTTGTGCAGCAGCCCGGTCAGTGCCTCGTCCAGCCCCAGCGCCCAGATGGGGTGCGCGTCGAAGTTGTCTTCCAGGCGGATCAGCGGGTCGCCGCCCAGGAACACGTCCCCCAGGAAGGAGAAGACGGTCGCCCCCCGGTCGCGTGCCCCGTCCAGCGCCGGGGTGATGCGCTCGTCGATCAGGTCCAGCGCCGACTGGGCGATCAGGTCGTTCTTCACCGCGGCGATGGCCACGCGAAAGGCCGGCAGCAGCCCCTTGCCGCGCATCTCCAGGCGCCGCAGCGTGCGGAACAGGCCGCGCTTGCTGACGGTGGAGCCCAGGTGGCTGGTCGCCGCCTCTTCCAGGTTGTGCGCCTCGTCCAGGATCAGCCGCTTGTACTGCGGGAGGACGGCGGGCGCCGTGTAGTTGCCCTGCTGGCGGCGGACGGCCAGGTCGCTGAACAGCAGGTGATGGTTCACGACCACGATGTCGGCCGAGGCCGCCTCGCGGCGCGCGCGCTGGTAGAAGCAGTCCTCGTAGTGGGGGCACTTGGCGCGCAGGCACACGTCCGTTTCCGACTGCACCTCGTCCCACACCTCCGAGGACGGGCGGAACGGCAGGTCGCTCAAGCTGCCGTCGTCCGTCTTGTTCATCCACTCCAGCAACCCCTGCAGCTCCGCCTGTTTTTCGGGCTCGAAGAGCGTCGCCGCGCTTTCCTTGGCCAGCAGCGCGCGGCGGATGGAGACGTAGTTGCTGCGCCCCTTCACCAGCGTGAAGCGGAAAGGCTGCCCGAGGGCGCGGCGAAGGAGCGGCAGGTCCTTGTCGACCAGCTGCTCCTGCAGGTTGATGGTGTTGGTGCTGACGACCGTGCGCTCGCGGTTCTGGACGGCCCAGCGGATGGCGGGAAGCAGGTACGCCACGGACTTGCCCGTTCCCGTCCCCGCCTCGGCCACGCCCACGCCGCCGTCGTTGTACAGCTGCCCGATCATCCGCGACAACGCGCGCTGCTGCGGGCGGTCCTCGTAGCGAGGGTGGCGGCCGGCGAGGGGGCCGCCGGGGCCCAGGTCGGCGTCGATGGCGTCCAGGTCCAGCGGCTCGTGCTCGTCCGGGTCCGGCGGCTCGACGACGACGTACATCTCCGTCGCCTCGTTGTCGATGATGGCGAACCCCAGCCCCTGCTCCCACAGCCGCGCCGCCACCCCGAAGTCCGCCTCCGACGGCTTCAGGATCCCGGACGGGTGGTTGTGGATCAGCAGCCCCCCCGCCTCGGGGTTCTTCACCAGCGCCAGCACGGCCGAGGCGTGCCCGCGGGCGACCACCTTCGGCTCCACCACCTCGCCCCCCTCGCCGACGCGCGCGACGAAGCACACCTCGTTGCCACGCGCGCGAGCGATCTCGCGCCTCAGCAGCTCGGCGGCCACGGGGCTCAGGAAGAGGTCGACGGCGGATCGCCGGGTTTCCACTGCTGGGTTGGTCCTTCAGGGTTGATGGGCAGGCTGCCGATGGTCAGCCCGCCCGCGTGCCGTCAGCCGATGGCTTCCGCGGGGTCGCTCTCGGCGAGCGCGTCGCGCAGCATCTCTTCGTCGCCGCTCTCCACGGCGTCGATCTGCAGGAAGCCCACGCGCACGGGCTCGGCGGGGTCTTCCGGGCACTGGAAGCGCGCCGCGTAGATGCCCAGCTCCGTCGGCGAGGGATGGCCGTACTGGATTTCCACCAGCCAGCCGCGCCCCTGCTCATCCTGGAAGATCGCCCTGTCCTTCGGCATGCGTTCGGTACAATGATAACGGTGAGCACGTTCCCGCGGGAGTGGACGCCGTCAACGGAAAGCGCCCGGCGAGGAAGCTAACACCTCCCCGCCGGGCGCGGTATTCGGATCCTCACGTCGGCCCGTGCGAACCTGCGCTATTCCCCGGTGGCCAAGGCGGCGCGCTCCGCTCTGAGGGCGCGCGCGAACAGGGATCCACCCAGGAAGATGATGACGAACAGCAGAAAGCTGATGATGCCCCCCGGCAGCCCGGGCCATGCCACGGGCCCGAACAGCGCCGCGGCCGGAAGCGGGGCGAGCAGCCCTCCGTGGCCCACCATGACGCCCGCTGGCATGTAACAGATGGCGCGCACCACGCTGGCGGCCACGAGGTAGCCTGTGCTCCTTCCACCCGTCACGCGGCGGACGAGCAGGAGCACGATTTCCAGGATGCCTGCAGTCACGAGCAGGAACCCTGCGTAGCTGTAGAGAAAGAACATGATGGATGGAAGGGCGCGAACGCTTGTCGGTCAGCCGGCGCGGCTTGCTCCCGAGCGATTGGGCGGCCGCGACGCCTGGGCGAACACGCCTCGCATGCCCGCCCACAGAATCACCCCGAAGATCGCCGTCCACACGGGCCCCATCGCCAGGAAGCCAAACGCGATGAACTTGGCGACGGCCTCCAGCACGAACACCACGACCACGGCGATGGCCGCCGCACGGCTGCCGCGGTAGATACCGTACGCCAGCCCGAAGAACAGCAGCGCCAGCAGGACGGCGATGCGGCTGGCGAGCGGGTCTCCTTCGAGTTGCGCTGAAGCCGCGTTCAGCAGCGCCGTCACCCCGAAGAGCACGGTCACGGCGACCGCCCACCAGACGGCGCGGTCTTCCGAGTCGCGATTGATCTTTCCGAGATCCATCGGATTGGTGAATCGGTGGTGATGGAGGGGCCCTACCCGCCCGCGGCTTCCTGGGCGATGCGGTAGGCTTCGTTGCGGGAGATGCCCATCCGCCGGCGCAACTCCTTGGCGATGGCGCTCGGCGATTGCCCCTGCGCCAGGAGCGCGTCGGCGACGGAGCGGGCGGCGAGCGCATCCACCTCGCCCTCAGCCGCGGCGTCCTCGGACCGGCCGGCGACCACGACGACGATCTCGCCCAGCACCTCGGCGTCGGCGTAGCGGGCGGCGACGTCGGCCAGCGGGCCGCGCACGAACTGCTCGTGCATCTTGGT from Longimicrobium sp. includes the following:
- a CDS encoding helicase C-terminal domain-containing protein, producing the protein METRRSAVDLFLSPVAAELLRREIARARGNEVCFVARVGEGGEVVEPKVVARGHASAVLALVKNPEAGGLLIHNHPSGILKPSEADFGVAARLWEQGLGFAIIDNEATEMYVVVEPPDPDEHEPLDLDAIDADLGPGGPLAGRHPRYEDRPQQRALSRMIGQLYNDGGVGVAEAGTGTGKSVAYLLPAIRWAVQNRERTVVSTNTINLQEQLVDKDLPLLRRALGQPFRFTLVKGRSNYVSIRRALLAKESAATLFEPEKQAELQGLLEWMNKTDDGSLSDLPFRPSSEVWDEVQSETDVCLRAKCPHYEDCFYQRARREAASADIVVVNHHLLFSDLAVRRQQGNYTAPAVLPQYKRLILDEAHNLEEAATSHLGSTVSKRGLFRTLRRLEMRGKGLLPAFRVAIAAVKNDLIAQSALDLIDERITPALDGARDRGATVFSFLGDVFLGGDPLIRLEDNFDAHPIWALGLDEALTGLLHNLKDLLGGMEQLRERIAADEQLKQGVEPQLVELRGAAGRIEAAMDALRSGLRPGESKMKMVRWMERQPPRDGREANLTINAAPLDLAWVLRDALFEKIPTVVLTSATLATQGNFSFMRQRLGIGTQFAADYHVDEAVFPSPFDYDEQTLVVVPTDLPIPSGEHDPRHDEATVRATLEHAKISDGGLFVLFTSYRALRHVAQELRARRADLQWPLFVHGEAPRAQLVERFAASGRGILLGTTSFWEGVDVPGRPLRGLIIPKLPFKVPSEPVTAARIEAIEAAGGNSFVQYMLPHAAIRMKQGFGRLVRSRDDMGVVMILDGRIAKKSYGRYFLDSLPPAPVVKAPWQRVKEEMLRFYGERTAVRRAG